From the Primulina tabacum isolate GXHZ01 chromosome 3, ASM2559414v2, whole genome shotgun sequence genome, one window contains:
- the LOC142538592 gene encoding uncharacterized protein LOC142538592 — translation MAGRPPRQNRNPRYANANREGGQENEQGNGPPPAVNLSQADLMAIATIVATTLQGLGNQNANQPPPPPPPNGIRFHYESLRKNRCPTFSGVADHEVSQSWVKSVETQLRLLEVPEALKVDVTVPFLEDKAGKWWEAISPAMKAAGPMTWQRFREAFLEQYYPAEVRLQKLSEFENFTQTPDMSVVEYTSQFNALGSYAPAIMADEVLKLHRFKTGLNSRIQSALAVYQPADFSDLMGAAIRAETDIRRREKEFKNKRPMNNQSSRSNQTFKKPNQSGGPSKGPSPTSSYQDIKSCPTCHLRHLGECRRNSGVCFGCGKAGHRIVECPTAANQAAGPNKGTGPNSGANPNKQKESKPNARVFAMTQIEADDANEVMSSTILIQKVFAYELFDCGATHSFVSKRLAKKLGLKPELLAESFRIATRKNKAIETHEIHRDCLISIGNQTFSADLIQLVMADFDIILGMDWLARNNAIVDCKRKKVKLRTPN, via the coding sequence atggccggtAGACCCCCAAGACAAAACCGCAACCCGCGTTACGCTAATGCCAACCGTGAAGGCGGACAGGAGAACGAGCAAGGGAATGGACCCCCGCCTGCAGTCAACTTAAGCCAAGCTGATCTTATGGCCATAGCCACCATTGTGGCGACAACACTGCAAGGATTGGGAAACCAGAACGCCAATcagccaccaccacctccaccacctaATGGAATTAGGTTCCACTATGAATCGCTTCGCAAGAACAGGTGTCCAACCTTCAGTGGAGTTGCAGACCATGAAGTTAGCCAGAGTTGGGTGAAAAGTGTAGAGACGCAGTTGCGACTATTAGAAGTTCCCGAGGCACTGAAAGTGGACGTGACTGTGCCGTTCCTGGAAGATAAAGCAGGAAAATGGTGGGAAGCAATCTCGCCAGCCATGAAAGCTGCAGGACCAATGACTTGGCAGCGATTTCGAGAAGCCTTTCTAGAACAGTATTATCCAGCCGAGGTCAGACTGCAGAAACTGAGTGAGTTTGAAAACTTCACTCAAACTCCGGATATGTCGGTTGTGGAATACACCTCCCAGTTTAATGCCCTTGGATCTTATGCTCCGGCAATCATGGCGGACGAAGTTTTGAAATTGCACCGTTTTAAAACGGGATTGAACAGCAGGATCCAATCAGCCCTAGCAGTCTACCAACCCGCGGATTTTTCAGATCTAATGGGTGCAGCTATCCGAGCTGAAACTGACATCCGGCGCAGGGAGAAGGAATTTAAGAACAAAAGGCCCATGAATAATCAGTCCTCACGTAGCAATCAGACTTTCAAGAAGCCTAACCAGTCCGGTGGACCATCTAAAGGGCCTTCGCCTACCTCAAGCTACCAGGATATTAAGTCTTGCCCAACTTGTCACTTACGACACCTGGGAGAATGCCGTAGAAACAGTGGTGTATGCTTCGGATGTGGGAAAGCAGGACACCGAATTGTCGAATGCCCTACTGCCGCCAACCAAGCCGCCGGGCCCAATAAGGGAACTGGGCCAAATTCAGGAGCTAACCCCAACAAGCAAAAGGAAAGCAAGCCTAACGCCAGGGTCTTTGCTATGACTCAAATAGAAGCCGACGACGCCAATGAAGTCATGTCAAGTACCATCCTAATTCAAAAAGTGTTTGCGTATgagttatttgattgtggtgctacgcattctTTTGTATCTAAGAGATTGGCTAAGAAACTAGGACTCAAGCCTGAATTATTAGCCGAATCTTTTCGAATAGCCACACGTAAAAATAAGGCCATCGAAACTCACGAGATTCACAGGGACTGTTTAATCAGTATCGGTAATCAGACTTTCAGTGCAGACTTGATACAATTAGTTATGGCCGACTTCGACATCATtctaggaatggattggttagctaGAAACAATGCAATAGTGGACTGTAAAAGGAAAAAAGTTAAGCTCCGAACCCCAAATTAG
- the LOC142538593 gene encoding uncharacterized protein LOC142538593, with the protein MAGRPSRQNRNPRYANANREGGQENEQGNGPPPVVNLSQADLMAIATIVATTLQGLGNQNANQPPPPPLPNGIRFHYESLCKNRCPTFSGAADPEVSQSWLKSVETQLRLLEVPEALKVDVTVPFLEDKVGKWWEAILPAMTAAGPMTWQRFREAFLKQYYPAEVRLQKLSEFENFTQTPDMSVVEYTSQFNALGSYAPAIMADEVLKLHRFKKGLNSRIQSALAVYQPANFSDLMGAAIRAETDIQRKEKEFKNKRPMNSQSSRSNQTFKKPNQSGGPSKGPSPTSSYQDIKSCPTCHLRHLGECRRNSGVCFGCGKAGHRIAECPTAANQAAGPNKGTGPNSGANPNKPKESKPNARVFVMTQEEADDANEVMSGTILIQKVPAYALFDCGATHSFVSKRLAKKLGLKPELLAKPFRIATRKNKAIETHEIHRDCLISIGNQTFSADLIQLVMADFDIILGMDWLARNNAIVDCKRKRVKLRTPN; encoded by the coding sequence ATGGCTGGTAGACCCTCAAGACAAAACCGCAACCCCCGTTACGCTAATGCCAACCGTGAAGGCGGACAAGAGAACGAGCAAGGGAATGGACCCCCGCCTGTAGTCAACTTAAGCCAAGCTGATCTTATGGCCATAGCCACCATTGTGGCGACAACACTGCAAGGATTGGGAAACCAGAACGCCAATcagccaccaccacctccactaCCTAATGGAATTAGGTTCCACTATGAATCGCTTTGCAAGAACAGGTGTCCAACCTTCAGTGGAGCTGCAGACCCTGAAGTTAGCCAGAGTTGGCTGAAAAGTGTAGAGACGCAGCTGCGACTATTAGAAGTTCCCGAGGCACTGAAAGTGGACGTGACTGTGCCGTTCCTGGAAGATAAAGTAGGAAAATGGTGGGAAGCAATCTTGCCAGCCATGACAGCTGCAGGACCAATGACTTGGCAGCGATTTCGAGAAGCCTTTCTGAAACAGTATTATCCAGCCGAGGTCAGACTGCAGAAACTGAGTGAGTTTGAAAACTTCACTCAAACTCCGGATATGTCGGTTGTGGAATACACCTCCCAGTTTAATGCCCTTGGATCTTATGCTCCGGCAATCATGGCGGACGAAGTTTTGAAATTGCACCGTTTTAAAAAGGGATTGAACAGCAGGATCCAATCAGCCCTAGCAGTCTACCAACCCGCAAATTTTTCAGATCTAATGGGTGCAGCTATCCGAGCTGAAACTGACATCCAGCGCAAGGAGAAGGAATTTAAGAACAAAAGGCCCATGAATAGTCAGTCCTCACGTAGCAATCAGACTTTCAAGAAGCCTAACCAGTCCGGTGGACCATCTAAAGGACCTTCGCCTACCTCAAGCTACCAGGATATTAAGTCTTGCCCAACTTGTCACTTACGACACCTGGGAGAATGCCGAAGAAACAGTGGTGTATGCTTCGGATGTGGGAAAGCGGGACACCGAATTGCCGAATGCCCTACTGCCGCCAACCAAGCCGCCGGGCCCAATAAGGGAACTGGGCCAAATTCAGGAGCTAACCCCAACAAGCCAAAGGAAAGCAAGCCTAACGCCAGGGTCTTTGTTATGACTCAAGAAGAAGCCGACGACGCTAATGAAGTCATGTCAGGTACCATCCTAATTCAAAAAGTGCCTGCGTATgcgttatttgattgtggtgctacgcattctTTTGTATCTAAGAGATTGGCTAAGAAACTAGGACTTAAGCCTGAATTATTAGCCAAACCTTTTCGAATAGCCACACGTAAAAATAAGGCCATCGAAACTCACGAGATTCACAGGGACTGTTTAATCAGTATCGGTAATCAGACTTTCAGTGCAGACTTGATACAATTAGTTATGGCCGACTTCGACATCATtctaggaatggattggttagccagaAACAATGCAATAGTGGACTGTAAAAGGAAAAGAGTTAAGCTCCGAACCCCAAATTAG